A single region of the Pseudokineococcus lusitanus genome encodes:
- a CDS encoding PH domain-containing protein yields MAGPPERLREHAVHGRVSSVAGADGGEGLRIDTSGLDATYHSEGLPPLLTPGGRQALRTLVVGGLVALGLFAVFGPGQLAHLVPLAVFGLGGEMLARALDRTTRVSPTHLDVRPAGRRRVVPWDDVRELVPPTAFGDGGRAHLADGTTVPLPNVPAEHVERLGAAIEEARRREHGAREGAS; encoded by the coding sequence GTGGCAGGACCTCCGGAGCGGCTGCGGGAGCACGCCGTCCACGGCAGGGTCTCGTCCGTGGCGGGGGCGGACGGCGGCGAGGGCCTGCGCATCGACACCTCCGGGCTCGACGCGACGTACCACTCCGAGGGCCTCCCGCCGCTGCTCACCCCCGGCGGTCGCCAAGCGCTGCGGACGCTCGTCGTCGGAGGCCTCGTCGCGCTCGGTCTCTTCGCCGTCTTCGGGCCCGGGCAGCTGGCCCACCTCGTGCCGCTGGCCGTCTTCGGCCTCGGCGGGGAGATGCTGGCCCGCGCGCTCGACCGGACGACGCGGGTCTCCCCCACCCACCTCGACGTCCGCCCCGCGGGACGGCGTCGGGTCGTGCCGTGGGACGACGTGCGGGAGCTCGTGCCGCCCACCGCCTTCGGCGACGGCGGCCGCGCCCACCTCGCCGACGGCACCACGGTGCCGCTGCCGAACGTGCCGGCCGAGCACGTCGAGCGGCTGGGGGCGGCGATCGAGGAGGCGCGGCGGCGAGAGCACGGCGCTAGGGAGGGGGCGTCGTGA
- a CDS encoding M15 family metallopeptidase produces MEALSSITARMSTLQAHLDALSTGRPAAATTAAPASADAFAQALAQQVGGGGTTTAQQMLPGLTSSTPAGGAAAEPALTTTTTTLSSQGLSQLLESLTAAGRSTGTAPGAGGTAAVGGVEAPGRAAAPAVATSGKVDGKGVPLELKAYGNGKVPEAQLVEIGGAGSGERMWAPAAEAFDRMSAAARADGVRFSVNDSYRSYGDQVDMAERKGLRSQGGLAAAPGTSSHGWGLAVDLQLDGKALGWMRDNAGRFGFAETVSGEPWHWGFSPARAA; encoded by the coding sequence GTGGAGGCGTTGAGCAGCATCACCGCGCGCATGAGCACCCTGCAGGCCCACCTCGACGCGCTGTCGACGGGCCGGCCGGCCGCGGCCACGACGGCGGCCCCCGCGTCGGCGGACGCCTTCGCGCAGGCCCTGGCGCAGCAGGTGGGCGGCGGCGGGACGACGACCGCGCAGCAGATGCTCCCGGGCCTGACGTCCTCGACCCCCGCGGGCGGGGCGGCCGCCGAGCCGGCGCTCACCACCACGACGACGACCCTCTCCTCGCAGGGCCTCTCGCAGCTGCTGGAGTCCCTCACCGCCGCGGGCCGCTCCACGGGCACCGCCCCCGGGGCCGGTGGCACGGCCGCCGTGGGCGGCGTCGAGGCGCCGGGCCGGGCCGCGGCCCCGGCCGTGGCGACGTCCGGGAAGGTCGACGGCAAGGGCGTCCCGCTCGAGCTCAAGGCCTACGGCAACGGCAAGGTCCCGGAGGCGCAGCTCGTCGAGATCGGCGGCGCCGGCTCCGGCGAGCGGATGTGGGCGCCGGCCGCCGAGGCCTTCGACCGGATGTCCGCGGCCGCCCGGGCCGACGGCGTCCGCTTCTCCGTCAACGACAGCTACCGCTCCTACGGCGACCAGGTCGACATGGCCGAGCGCAAGGGGCTGCGCAGCCAGGGCGGTCTCGCCGCGGCGCCGGGCACGAGCAGCCACGGCTGGGGGCTGGCGGTCGACCTCCAGCTCGACGGGAAGGCGCTCGGCTGGATGCGCGACAACGCCGGGCGGTTCGGCTTCGCCGAGACCGTCAGCGGCGAGCCGTGGCACTGGGGCTTCAGCCCCGCGCGCGCCGCCTGA
- a CDS encoding RtcB family protein yields the protein MPTDGRPDRLSPHLLSWASILDDATREQALTTATMPFVHPHVALMPDAHLGKGATVGSVIPTDGAIIPAAVGVDIGCGMLAVRTPYDVEALRRTDLRALHAGISRRVPLSAGGRNRGVEATAEPRVAELREMPGAEQADEVSRRWERQLGTLGSGNHFVEVSSDELGRVWLFLHSGSRGVGNQLAQRHIRVAQEQAARRFYDLPDRDLAYLVEGEPEFDAYVEALLWAQRFAALNREEMMDRVVAALAEALGLGGPEDVVREETIGCHHNYTARETHYGREVWLSRKGAISAREGELGLVPGSMGDASYVVVGRGDPVALHSSPHGAGRAWSRSAARKRFSRSDLDARMGDVVWGESDAFLDEHPEAYKAIDVVMADAARLVDVRHTLRQVVNVKGD from the coding sequence ATGCCCACCGACGGCCGGCCCGACCGGCTCTCCCCGCACCTGCTGAGCTGGGCGTCGATCCTCGACGACGCCACCCGCGAGCAGGCGCTCACGACGGCGACCATGCCGTTCGTCCACCCGCACGTGGCCCTCATGCCCGACGCGCACCTCGGCAAGGGGGCGACGGTCGGCTCCGTCATCCCCACCGACGGCGCGATCATCCCCGCCGCCGTCGGCGTCGACATCGGCTGCGGGATGCTCGCCGTCCGGACGCCGTACGACGTCGAGGCGCTGCGCCGCACCGACCTCCGGGCGCTGCACGCCGGCATCAGCCGCCGCGTGCCGCTGTCGGCGGGCGGGCGCAACCGCGGGGTGGAGGCGACCGCGGAGCCTCGTGTCGCGGAGCTGCGGGAGATGCCCGGCGCGGAGCAGGCGGACGAGGTCTCGCGGCGCTGGGAGCGGCAGCTGGGCACCCTCGGCTCGGGCAACCACTTCGTCGAGGTCTCCTCCGACGAGCTCGGCCGGGTGTGGCTGTTCCTCCACTCCGGCTCGCGCGGCGTGGGGAACCAGCTGGCGCAGCGGCACATCCGGGTGGCGCAGGAGCAGGCGGCACGGCGGTTCTACGACCTGCCGGACCGCGACCTCGCCTACCTCGTGGAGGGGGAGCCGGAGTTCGACGCCTACGTCGAGGCCCTCCTGTGGGCGCAGCGCTTCGCCGCCCTCAACCGCGAGGAGATGATGGACCGCGTCGTCGCCGCGCTCGCCGAGGCCCTCGGCCTGGGCGGGCCGGAGGACGTCGTCCGCGAGGAGACGATCGGCTGCCACCACAACTACACCGCCCGCGAGACCCACTACGGGCGTGAGGTGTGGTTGTCCCGCAAGGGCGCCATCAGCGCCCGCGAGGGCGAGCTCGGCCTCGTGCCGGGGTCGATGGGCGACGCGTCCTACGTCGTCGTGGGCCGGGGCGACCCCGTCGCCCTGCACTCGTCGCCGCACGGTGCCGGGCGGGCCTGGTCCCGCTCGGCGGCGCGCAAGCGCTTCTCGCGCAGCGACCTCGACGCCCGCATGGGCGACGTGGTCTGGGGCGAGTCCGACGCCTTCCTCGACGAGCACCCCGAGGCGTACAAGGCCATCGACGTCGTCATGGCCGACGCCGCCCGGCTCGTCGACGTCCGCCACACGCTGCGGCAGGTGGTGAACGTCAAGGGCGACTGA
- the purL gene encoding phosphoribosylformylglycinamidine synthase subunit PurL, with protein MASQTAPARPEAPGLDTVARAATTPDVTQPWRELGLREEEYGRIREILGRRPTSAELAMYSVMWSEHCSYKSSKVHLRQFGEKTTEAMREHLMVGIGENAGVVDIGDGWAVTFKVESHNHPSFVEPHQGAATGVGGIVRDILAMGARPVAVMDQLRFGAIGHPDTARVVHGVVAGVGGYGNCLGLPNIGGEVVFDAVYQGNPLVNALAVGVMRHEDLHLANATGAGNKVVLFGARTGGDGIGGVSVLASETFDATGPAKRPSVQVGDPFAEKVLIECCLELFRAGVVEGIQDLGGAGLSCATSELASAGDGGMHVELDTVLLRDPSLSPEEILMSESQERMMAVVRPEHLDRFMEVVRRWDVETSVVGEVTETGRLVITWRGEVVVDVPPRTVAHDGPVYERPYARPSWQDALQADTAAGLPRPASGEELRATLLRLVGSPNLADKGWVTDQYDRYVLGNTALAMPDDAGVVRVDEATGLGVAVSTDANGRYGYLDPYAGAQLALAEAYRNVATTGARPLAVTDCLNFGSPEDPDVMWQFQQAVTGLADACRVLGVPVTGGNVSLYNSTADTPIHPTPVVGVLGVLDDVARRTPSGWREPGQALYLLGTTRLELDGSAWAEVEHGHLGGLPPVVDLEAERLLGDVLVNASRDGLVDAAHDLSEGGLAQALVEGCLRYGVGARVWLDELRERDGVDAATALFSESTARVLVSVPRSEEVRFTDVCSARRQPALRVGVVDAAGGDAGRAVLDVQGLFAVPVDELRAVSTATLREAFGG; from the coding sequence ATGGCCTCGCAGACCGCCCCCGCCCGCCCGGAGGCGCCGGGCCTCGACACCGTCGCCCGCGCGGCGACGACGCCGGACGTCACCCAGCCGTGGCGCGAGCTCGGCCTCCGCGAGGAGGAGTACGGGCGCATCCGCGAGATCCTCGGCCGCCGCCCCACCTCCGCCGAGCTCGCCATGTACTCGGTCATGTGGAGCGAGCACTGCTCCTACAAGTCCTCGAAGGTGCACCTGCGCCAGTTCGGCGAGAAGACCACCGAGGCCATGCGCGAGCACCTCATGGTCGGCATCGGCGAGAACGCCGGCGTCGTCGACATCGGCGACGGCTGGGCCGTCACCTTCAAGGTCGAGAGCCACAACCACCCGAGCTTCGTCGAGCCGCACCAGGGCGCGGCCACGGGCGTCGGCGGCATCGTCCGCGACATCCTCGCGATGGGGGCCCGCCCGGTCGCGGTGATGGACCAGCTGCGCTTCGGCGCGATCGGCCACCCGGACACCGCGCGGGTCGTCCACGGCGTCGTCGCCGGGGTCGGCGGGTACGGCAACTGCCTCGGGCTGCCCAACATCGGCGGCGAGGTCGTCTTCGACGCCGTCTACCAGGGCAACCCCCTCGTCAACGCGCTCGCCGTCGGCGTCATGCGGCACGAGGACCTCCACCTCGCCAACGCCACCGGGGCCGGCAACAAGGTCGTCCTCTTCGGCGCCCGCACCGGCGGCGACGGCATCGGCGGCGTGTCCGTCCTGGCCTCGGAGACCTTCGACGCCACGGGCCCGGCCAAGCGCCCGAGCGTCCAGGTGGGCGACCCCTTCGCCGAGAAGGTGCTCATCGAGTGCTGCCTCGAGCTCTTCCGCGCGGGCGTCGTCGAGGGCATCCAGGACCTCGGCGGCGCCGGGCTGTCCTGCGCCACGAGCGAGCTCGCCAGCGCCGGCGACGGCGGCATGCACGTCGAGCTCGACACCGTGCTGCTGCGCGACCCCTCGCTCTCGCCCGAGGAGATCCTCATGAGCGAGAGCCAGGAGCGGATGATGGCCGTCGTCCGTCCCGAGCACCTCGACCGGTTCATGGAGGTCGTGCGGCGCTGGGACGTCGAGACGAGCGTCGTCGGCGAGGTCACCGAGACGGGCCGGCTCGTCATCACCTGGCGCGGCGAGGTCGTCGTCGACGTGCCGCCGCGCACCGTCGCCCACGACGGGCCCGTCTACGAGCGCCCCTACGCCCGCCCGTCGTGGCAGGACGCCCTGCAGGCGGACACGGCCGCCGGTCTCCCGCGGCCGGCGTCGGGGGAGGAGCTGCGCGCGACGCTGCTGCGCCTCGTCGGCTCGCCGAACCTCGCCGACAAGGGCTGGGTCACCGACCAGTACGACCGGTACGTGCTCGGCAACACGGCCCTCGCGATGCCCGACGACGCCGGCGTGGTCCGCGTCGACGAGGCCACCGGGCTCGGCGTCGCGGTGTCCACGGACGCCAACGGCCGCTACGGCTACCTCGACCCCTACGCAGGCGCCCAGCTGGCGCTCGCGGAGGCGTACCGCAACGTCGCGACGACGGGCGCCCGCCCCCTCGCCGTCACCGACTGCCTCAACTTCGGCAGCCCCGAGGACCCCGACGTCATGTGGCAGTTCCAGCAGGCCGTCACGGGCCTCGCGGACGCGTGCCGGGTCCTCGGCGTGCCCGTCACCGGCGGCAACGTCTCGCTCTACAACTCGACGGCGGACACGCCCATCCACCCGACGCCCGTCGTCGGCGTGCTCGGGGTGCTCGACGACGTCGCGCGCCGCACGCCGTCCGGCTGGCGGGAGCCCGGGCAGGCGCTGTACCTGCTCGGCACCACGCGGCTCGAGCTCGACGGCTCCGCGTGGGCCGAGGTCGAGCACGGCCACCTCGGCGGCCTCCCCCCGGTCGTGGACCTCGAGGCGGAGCGGCTCCTGGGCGACGTCCTCGTCAACGCGAGCCGCGACGGCCTCGTCGACGCCGCCCACGACCTCTCCGAGGGCGGGCTCGCGCAGGCCCTCGTCGAGGGGTGCCTGCGCTACGGCGTGGGCGCCCGCGTGTGGCTCGACGAGCTGCGCGAGCGCGACGGCGTCGACGCGGCGACGGCCCTGTTCTCCGAGTCGACGGCGCGCGTCCTCGTCTCCGTGCCGCGCTCGGAGGAGGTGCGCTTCACCGACGTCTGCAGCGCCCGCCGGCAGCCGGCGCTGCGCGTCGGCGTCGTCGACGCCGCGGGCGGGGACGCCGGCCGCGCGGTCCTCGACGTCCAGGGCCTCTTCGCCGTCCCCGTCGACGAGCTCCGCGCGGTGTCCACGGCGACGCTGCGCGAGGCGTTCGGCGGCTGA
- a CDS encoding sterol carrier family protein: protein MPARRRIGAEAARDAVAAWAADPAAAGRPATALAVRGSLEELAARLPGNSVEVRVPPFGVAQCVEGPRHTRGTPPNVVETDAATWLELVTGRLRWADAVDAGRVRASGLRAVLGDALPLFPHP, encoded by the coding sequence GTGCCGGCCCGGCGGCGCATCGGCGCCGAGGCCGCCCGGGACGCCGTCGCGGCCTGGGCGGCCGACCCCGCCGCGGCCGGCCGGCCCGCGACGGCGCTCGCGGTGCGCGGCTCGCTCGAGGAGCTGGCGGCGCGGCTGCCCGGGAACAGCGTCGAGGTGCGGGTGCCGCCCTTCGGCGTCGCGCAGTGCGTCGAGGGGCCGCGGCACACCCGCGGCACGCCGCCGAACGTCGTCGAGACCGACGCCGCCACGTGGCTCGAGCTCGTCACCGGCCGGCTGCGGTGGGCCGACGCCGTCGACGCGGGCCGGGTGAGGGCCAGCGGGCTGCGGGCCGTCCTGGGCGACGCGCTGCCGCTCTTCCCCCACCCCTGA
- a CDS encoding amidase — MTTTAPHGAATAASAETSAGPSRRTVVGLGAALGVAVASTLRARPAAATTAELDRALRDLPAPARRDRLVDHEVVELAVLLRRGDVTAVQVLDAYLARIDALNGPFEVYGDNGGYNAFVRVDRTGARAAAEAADARFRAARTSGEVVPPLCGIPFGIKDSVGVEGREARNGTLAFAGNVALRDATVVARLREQGAVLLGHTIASAFSGSIAGTFAGNAWDPARVPGGSSQGSGVAPVARLCAAAIGEETGGSIIMPAAANGASAIKPSLGAASVAGVMPLSPGVDVVGPITRSVRDSVLVMNAIAGVDQSGDPLTLSAPMPFPEVPLSPRGGARPLAGLRIGVPQTDWMTAAPIGTPPQSTYGRDHADVWRRLVRQLRVMGATVTEFPGLDVTDPAQDPYFRSPDVLGVSDGTAVTALSAVVQSNRYEIRYWDAVRDFAATRPADQAAALLAQYGRVRPGTTERTWEAASALGGGITNAVRAEGERRRRRLQANYQDALDAADVDVMLVLPIGDHVGPRFGGGSQLPNYRRWFQLPNALGWPMVTFPVGLGRFTRLPVNAALWGPRFSEATIVQAAVDYQDRYPEHHRAAPPDPVFAPAPQARRAAAPEVVPPEYSNDPLVNAEADR, encoded by the coding sequence GTGACCACCACCGCCCCGCACGGCGCCGCCACCGCGGCGTCCGCCGAGACCTCTGCCGGCCCGTCCCGGCGCACCGTGGTCGGCCTCGGCGCCGCCCTCGGCGTCGCCGTCGCGAGCACGCTGCGTGCCCGCCCGGCCGCCGCCACGACCGCCGAGCTGGACCGCGCGCTGCGCGACCTGCCCGCCCCGGCGCGGCGCGACCGCCTCGTCGACCACGAGGTCGTCGAGCTCGCCGTCCTCCTGCGCCGCGGCGACGTCACCGCCGTCCAGGTGCTCGACGCGTACCTGGCCCGCATCGACGCCCTCAACGGGCCCTTCGAGGTCTACGGCGACAACGGCGGCTACAACGCCTTCGTCCGCGTCGACCGCACCGGCGCCCGCGCGGCCGCCGAGGCCGCCGACGCCCGCTTCCGCGCGGCCCGCACGAGCGGGGAGGTCGTGCCCCCGCTGTGCGGCATCCCCTTCGGCATCAAGGACTCCGTCGGCGTCGAGGGGCGGGAGGCCCGCAACGGCACGCTCGCCTTTGCCGGCAACGTCGCCCTCCGCGACGCGACGGTCGTCGCCCGCCTCCGCGAGCAGGGCGCCGTCCTGCTCGGCCACACCATCGCGTCGGCGTTCTCCGGCAGTATCGCGGGGACCTTCGCCGGCAACGCCTGGGACCCGGCGCGGGTCCCCGGCGGGTCGAGCCAGGGCTCCGGCGTCGCCCCCGTGGCCCGCCTGTGCGCCGCGGCGATCGGCGAGGAGACCGGCGGGTCGATCATCATGCCGGCGGCCGCCAACGGGGCGAGCGCCATCAAGCCCTCGCTGGGCGCCGCCTCCGTCGCGGGCGTCATGCCGCTCTCGCCGGGCGTCGACGTCGTCGGGCCCATCACGCGCTCGGTCCGCGACAGCGTCCTCGTCATGAACGCCATCGCGGGTGTCGACCAGTCCGGTGACCCGCTCACGCTCTCCGCCCCGATGCCCTTCCCCGAGGTGCCGCTCTCGCCCCGCGGCGGCGCCCGGCCGCTCGCCGGCCTGCGCATCGGGGTGCCGCAGACCGACTGGATGACGGCCGCACCGATCGGGACGCCGCCGCAGTCGACCTACGGCCGCGACCACGCCGACGTCTGGCGCCGGCTGGTCCGCCAGCTGCGCGTCATGGGCGCCACGGTCACCGAGTTCCCCGGCCTCGACGTCACCGACCCCGCGCAGGACCCGTACTTCCGCTCCCCCGACGTGCTGGGGGTCTCCGACGGCACGGCCGTCACGGCGCTGTCCGCCGTCGTGCAGTCCAACCGCTACGAGATCCGCTACTGGGACGCCGTCCGCGACTTCGCCGCCACGCGGCCCGCCGACCAGGCCGCCGCACTGCTCGCGCAGTACGGCCGGGTCCGCCCCGGGACGACGGAGCGCACGTGGGAGGCGGCGTCGGCGCTCGGCGGCGGCATCACGAACGCCGTCCGCGCGGAGGGCGAGCGCCGGCGCCGCCGGCTGCAGGCCAACTACCAGGACGCCCTCGACGCGGCGGACGTCGACGTCATGCTCGTGCTGCCGATCGGCGACCACGTCGGTCCCCGGTTCGGCGGCGGCTCGCAGCTGCCCAACTACCGCCGCTGGTTCCAGCTGCCCAACGCCCTCGGGTGGCCGATGGTCACCTTCCCCGTCGGCCTCGGGCGCTTCACGCGGCTGCCGGTCAACGCGGCGCTGTGGGGCCCGCGCTTCTCCGAGGCGACGATCGTCCAGGCCGCCGTCGACTACCAGGACCGCTACCCCGAGCACCACCGCGCGGCCCCGCCCGACCCGGTCTTCGCGCCCGCCCCGCAGGCCCGCCGCGCCGCGGCGCCCGAGGTCGTGCCGCCCGAGTACTCCAACGACCCGCTCGTCAACGCCGAGGCGGACCGGTGA